The genomic interval TGCATAGGGACCATCGATCAGGATGGAAATCTTGATCTCCGAGGTGGTGATCGCCTTGATGTTGATGCCTTTTTCAGCAAGTGCACGAAACGCGGTGGCAGCGACGCCCGCATGGCTGCGCATGCCGATGCCGATGACCGATACCTTCACCAGCCCCGATTCGTTCTGCACGACATCGTAGCCGATCTTCTCCTTATGGTCGCCGAGTACCTTGATCGCCTTCTCGACATCGCCGGATGGCACAGTGAAGGTCATGTCGGTCTTCGATCCGTCCTCGGAGATATTCTGGACGATCATGTCGACGTTGATATGGGATTCGGCAAGCGGCCCGAAGATCGCGGCGGAGACGCCGGGCCTGTCGGCAAGACGGCGGAGCGAGATCTGAGCCTCATCCTTGGCATAGGCGATGCCGGTGACTACTTCCTGTTCCACGATTTCATCCTCGTCACAAATCAGCGTTCCGGGCGGGTTCAACAGATCGCCCATGCCCGGAGCATCGGGATCTTCGAAAGACGAGCGTACGAAGGTACGCACCTTGTGCACCATGGCAAGCTCGACTGAGCGCACCTGCAGGACCTTGGCGCCGAGCGAGGCCATCTCGAGCATTTCCTCGAAGGCGATCTTCTTCAGCCGACGCGCCTGCGGCACGATACGCGGATCGGTCGTATAGACGCCGTCGACATCGGTATAGATATCGCAGCGATCCGCTTTGACAGCTGCGGCAATGGCGACGGCCGACGTATCCGACCCGCCGCGTCCGAGGGTAGCGAGGCGGTTGTCAGGCCCCAACCCCTGGAAACCGGCGATGACGGCGACCTGTCCCTCGCCCATCCGCTTGATGATGTCCGAGCCGTCGATTTCCAGGATCCGGGCCGCACCGTGCGCGTTGTCCGTGCGGATCGGAATCTGCCATCCCTGCCAGGAGCGGGCATTGATATCCATCGCCTGCAATGCGATCGCCAGCAACCCCGAAGTCACCTGCTCGCCGGAGGCAACGACCGCATCATATTCACGCGCATCGTAAAACGGAGAATTGGCGCCGATGACCTTCGGCATGCCCTGCACCCAGCCGACGAGTTCATTGGTCTTGCCGGACATGGCCGAGACGACGACCGCCACCTCGTGGCCGGCATCGACTTCGCGTTTGACGTGGCGGGCAACGTTCTTGATGCGGTCCAGGTCAGCGACGGACGTGCCGCCGAATTTCATTACGATGCGTGCCATATGCCTCTACCACGACTGGCGCCGGAGAGCGGAAAACCGGACCCGGCATCACGAAAGCTCTGGGGCGGACCGCTTGGCGAAAGAGCCGGATTACCGATTTCTGGAACCGCTCTAAAAGCCCAGGCCTCAAAGGCCCCAAGTTGCGGCGTCTCTTAGCGAGTTTGGCGGGGGGAGGCAAGCGCGCGCGATAAAGCAATTGCCAAGCGGCTCCGCGTTTCATCGGGCTCCGCTCCGCGCCCCTTGACTTATGCCACCGATCGTCCGACTTCAAATGTCACGAACAAGGAGTGGACGATGACCGAAACCGCCAGAAGCACGATCGACCAGGGCGAAGTGGACCGCTTCTCGGCGATGGCGGCGGAATGGTGGAGCCCGACCGGCAAATTCAGGCCGCTGCACAAATTCAATCCCGTCCGCCTTGCTTATATAAGGGACAAGGCCTGCGAGAATTTCGGCCGCAATCCGAAAAGCGCTCGCCCGCTCGAGGGCCTGCGCGTGCTCGATATCGGCTGCGGTGGCGGCCTTCTGTCCGAGCCTGTCGCCCGCATGGGCGCTTCCGTCGTCGGCGCGGACCCTTCCGAGAAGAATATCGGCATCGCCTCGACCCATGCGAAGGCCTCCGGCGTTCCGGTCGATTACCGCGCCGTCACCGCCGAGGAACTCGCGGAGGCCGGTGAGACTTTCGATATCGTCTTGAACATGGAAGTGGTCGAGCATGTCGCCGACGTCGAATTCTTCATGACGACCTGCGCGAAAATGGTCCGCCCCGGCGGCCTGATCATTGTTGCGACCATCAACCGCACGATGAAGGCGGCAGCGCTCGCCATCTTCGCCGCCGAGAATATCTTACGCTGGCTGCCGCGCGGCACCCATCAGTATGAAAAGCTGGTGCGCCCGGCAGAACTGGAAAAACCGCTTGCGGCGAGCGGCCTCGACGTTATCGACCGCACCGGCGTATTTTTCAATCCGCTGTCAAACCAGTGGAACCTGTCTAAAGACATGGACGTAAATTATATGCTGCTGGCGAAGCGGCCGGCATAGCCGGCTACACTTCGGCAGGCCCGAGCGGCGGTCCGGGCTGCGGGAAGCCGGAGGCTTGGGAACGGTCAGTTCACATCTTCCGGCAAAACAGGAATGGCGGCGATCTCGATGCCTTCTTCCACCAGCGCCTGCGCCTCGTCGACCGTCGCCTGGCCGATGATGCCGCGGGCGTCCGCCTCGCCATAGTGGATCTTCCGGGCTTCCTCGGGAAACTTGGTGCCGACGTCCTCGGAATTGGCCCTGACCGTGGCGACGGCCTCCTTCAGCTTTTGCAGGGCCTCCCGGCGCATGGCGTCCATCGCCAGCGTCTGCCTTTCGTCCTTCTTGCGCGCCGTCGACACCGAGGGCGCCATCAGAAGTTTCGATATGGCAACGGAATGGCAGACCGGGCAGGTGAGGAAACCGGTCGCGACCTGACGGTCGAAATCGGCTGCTTCCGAAAACCAGCCTTCAAATTCATGGGCATTGTCACAGGTGAGGGAATAGCGGATCAAGCGGCGACGCCTCCTGCGACTGCCCCCGCAATCCTCTCGACGGAAAACTCCCGGCCGTTTCTCAAGTTCGGAATCTTGTCATGAGCCGTCTTGACCGCGCCGGGATCGATCTCGGCTAGGATGACCGCTTCGCCGGTAGCGCCGGCCGATGCCAGCACCGTGCCCCAGGGATCGATGATCATCGAATGGCCGAAGGTCTCGCGCCCGTCCTCGTGCCGACCGGCCTGCGCGGCGGCGATGACGAAAACGCCGTTCTCGATCGCGCGTGCGCGCAACAGGATCTCCCAATGCGCCTCGCCGGTCTGCCTGGTGAAGGCGGCTGGAACCGTCATCACCTCGGCGCCTGCTACCGCCTGGGCGCGGAATAGCGCCGGAAAGCGAACGTCATAGCAGATGGCAAAACCCATCTCCGCGAAGGGCAGTGACAGAACGCGCGCCTCCGATCCGGCTGTATAGGCGGCACTTTCCCGCCAGCTCTCGCCATTATCGAGATCGACGTCGAACATGTGGATCTTGTCGTAGCGATTGAGAATTCGGCCATCCGGTCCGAACAGGAAACCCCGATTGGCGAGCTTGCCGTCGGCAAGGGCGATTGCCGTGGAGCCGACATGCAGGTAGATGCCGAGTTCCCTGGCAAGATCAGCGCCGGTCTCGACGATGACGTCATTCGTCTCGTCGGCCAGCACCGCACGTGCGGCAGCGCGGTCGCGCTGCAGCATGCCGGTCATCTCAGGCGTTTGCACATAAATCGCCCCGCCAGCCGCTGCCTCGCGCACCAGTCCGGCCATGGCGGCGGCGTTTTTCACTGGATCGACCCCTGAGCACATTTGAACGGCGGCGGCTTTGAAGCTCATAGAATCTTCCTCAGGCGGCGAGCATCGGATCGAGCTTGCCCGCCCGGTCGAGCGCGAACAGATCGTCGCAGCCACCAACGTGATCGGCTCCGATGAAGATCTGCGGGAAAGTCGTGCGCCCGTTCGACTTGCCGATCATCTCCTGGCGGAGATCTGGCGAATAGGTCGCGTCGTGCTCGACATATTCGACCCCTTTTTGTTCCAGAAGCGATTTGGCGCGGGTGCAATAGCCGCAGAATTGCCGTGTATAGATCGTGACGGGTACCATGTTATCTCCAGACAGATTCCGGGTATTTCTGTCATATAGGTTCGGAGAGAGCCCTTGCAAAGGTCAAAACCGTGATCTCGGCCGCACCCGCCTTGCGCAGCGTCCGGCTTGCGGCAGCGACTGTCGCCCCTGTCGTATAGACGTCGTCGACGAGAACGATGCGCTTGCCGAAAATATCGTTTTCACGATCCTTTGCGATCGCGAAGGCTCCTCTGACATTGTCCTCGCGCGCTTTGGCGCCGAGGCCGACCTGCTGGCTGGTGCGCTTGACGCGCAGAAGCGTGGTGGCAAGCAGCGGCTTGCCGGAAAGTTTCGCCATGTGGCGGGCAAGCTCGGCCGCCTGATTGAACTTGCGCGCCAGTATGCGGGTGCGGTGCAGCGGCACTGGGATCAGCCCGTCGCAGCTTTCGACCGCACCGTCAGAGGCACGCAGCATCCAGGCCGCCATCATCGGCGCCAGATCGGTGCGATCGCGATATTTCAGTCCATGCACGAGATCGCGAACCGCGTGATCATGGGTCGCCGCCGACCGCAACCGGTCGAAAGGCGGCGGATTGGCGATCGCCTCGGCGCTGACGATCCCGGCGCCGAGGTCGTGCGAAAAGGGAATGCCGAGCACCTCGCAATAGGGCCGTTCGATGAAGCGGATGCCGGACCAGCATTTCGCGCACAGTCCGCGGTGGCCACCTGTGGAAATACCGCAGACGGAACAGGCGGGCGGATAGAAAAAATCAGCAAGCGCCGAAAATGGTCGCAGGAACTGCGTCCGTAAAGACTTTGACGGACTTTCGGAATCGGTCGGCCCCATACGGGCGAGACTAGCGCATATGCCTGAAAAGGAAAATCGCCTTGCCGCCTAGACGACCGGGGACTAAGGACACTGCCATGGAAACGATCTTCGACAGAGACCTGATCGCCGCACGTCGCCATCGCGCGCTTGTCAACAACGACCAGAAAGCCGCCTTCCTGCTGGACATCGCCGCCGAGGAAATGGCCGAGAGGCTTGCCGTCGTCGAGCGGCACTTCGAAACCGCTGTAGAGTTGCACGGCACGACCGGCGCGGCGGCCCGCATGGCGATGGCAACGGGCAAGATCGGCACGATGATCCGAGTCGAGAGCGAGAAGGCTTATGCGGGCGGAGGCGAAACCCTTATCGAAGCGCCGCTCGAGGACGTGCCGCTTGCGCCGCAGTCGGCCAATCTCATTCTTGCGCCGCTCAGCCTGCATCTGACCAACGATACACCGGGTGTCTTCATCCAGATTCGCCGTGCCCTGAAACCGGACGGCCTGTTCCTGGCGGCCATCCCCGGCGCCGGCACGCTGCAGGAATTGCGCGACGTGCTCCTGGCCGCCGAGGTCGAATTGACGGGCGGGGCCAGCCCACGCGTCATCCCCTTCGCCGATGTGCGCGATGTCGGCGGCCTTCTGCAGCGCGCCGGCTTCACCCTGCCGGTGATCGACGCGGAGACCTATACGGTGCGATACGCTTCGCTCTTTCCGCTGATGCGCGATCTCAGGGCGATGGGCATGAGCAATCCGCTCGCAGCCCGCAGCCGCATGCCGCTGACGCGGGCCTTCTTCCTGCGCGCAGCAGAGATCTACGCCGAGCGCTATTCCGATCCCGACGGACGCATTCGCGCGACATTCTCGATCATCTATGTCTCTGGATGGGTTGCCCACGAGAGCCAGCAGAAGCCGCTCCAGCCGGGTTCGGCCAAAGCGCGCCTTGCCGACGCGCTGAAAGTGGACGAGCACAAGCTCAGGCAGTAATCGTCGGCTGCTTCTTCAATTGACGGTCATCGTGTTGGTGACCACGCTGAAGACATTCTGCAGGCTGCCGGTAAAGATGCCGAGACCGGAGACGAGCGCTGTGCAGATGACGGCGGCGATCAGGCCGTATTCAACCGCCGTCGCACCTGTGCCGTCTGCAAGAAATGCTTTCAAAAGACGCATTACCCCAACCTTCTGCGTGAACCGGATGCAACGATCAATTCTACGGCCACCTGGCGGTGTCCGTCATTCCAAGCAACCGGCTTCAGCAACCGGCGCCAACACCGTAGCCCTGGACGACGCAGACCGAGCCGGGCGTATCCTGAAGCACGCTGCGACGAATCGTATAGTGCTTGCCGCTTTCGTTCTTCGGGATCGATCCGGTTGTGATCGTATCGAAATCGACCGGCGCGCTCGCAAAGACGCTTTTCTTCGAGGAATCCGCCAGCATCGGCGTCAGAATCAGCGTCAGCGCGACCACCGCCGTGCCAAAAAGAAGGGCGATATTGAGCGCGCCCGTCCTGCGCGAGGCAGACGAAGCCCGTTCCTTTTCCCGGACAGCTTTCCAGAAATCATCGTCCATGACGTCAAGCCTTTTAAATACGCACGCCAGATGCTTGATTGAGGCCGATCTTTGGCAGAAGGTGTTAAACGATCCATTAATATCCACAGCCGAAAACGGCACGGCGAGACAATAATCAGAGAATGCTAAAGTAAATCCTGCAGCATCGGGATGAGCGGCTCGTCGGCCGGCGGCATCGGGTAATCCCGGAGCGCCTGCGCCCGCACCCATTTCAAAGCCTGCCCCTCGCGGCCATGGGCAATCCCCTCATAGCGCCGGCAGATATAAAGCGGCATCAACAGGTGGAACGTTTCGTAGGAATGGCTGGCGAAAGTGAGCGGTGCCAGGCAGGCGATCTTGGTCTTGATGCCGAGCTCTTCCTCGAGTTCGCGCACCAGCGTCTCCTCCGGCGTCTCGCCGGGCTCGACTTTGCCGCCGGGAAACTCCCAGAGCCCGGCCAGCGACTTTCCCTCGGGGCGCTGTGCCAACAGGATACGGCCATCGGCATCGATCAAGGCGCAGGCGGCGACCAGCAATAATTTCCGGCCTGCCTCGCTCATCGCGGCTCCCGCTGCCAATAGCAATAGTGATAGGCGTCGCGAAAACCAAGGCGTTCATAGAGTGCGATGGCCGGGCGATTGGAAAGCTTGACCTGCAGCCAGGCCGAGCGGGCGCTGCGCATGCGCGCCCAGCGTAGCGCCGACGTCAGGATTTCAGTGCCGAGCCCTTCGCGTCGCCGCGTTTCGCAGACCGAAAGCGACATGATGCCGGCAAGATCGTTGTCCTGGACGCAGAGCACGGTCGCGAGCGGCCCTTTTGCCGCATTTTCGATCAAGAAGAGGCCCGACGGCGGTTTGATCGCCGAAATGATCTCGGCAAGCGCCGGTTTCAAGATCGCCGGCGCCTTCTCGACCGCCAGATTGGCATCGACGAAACGGCCGACATCATGGGTCGGCAGATGATCGAGAGTATCCGGCAGCTCAGCCTCGGCGAGATCGCATGTCATCACCACCGTCTCGTCGAACCGTGTCCAGTTCTGGGTGCGCAGAAGCTCGATCAGCACCGGCGAGGCGAGCGGCGTCTGCCGGACGACGGCGGCGCGGCCATAGGCTTCGAACTTCCGGCTCGCCTTTTCCAGACGAATCTCGACGTCGCGATGATCCGAGGGATCGAGCGGCACGATGGAATTCAGCCGGTTCGACGGGTAGCCCGCCGTCAATCGCACCTGCCAGCTACCGTCGTACTGCACCGATGCCGCCGGCCAGGCGCGAAAGCCGACAGCCTCCAGCCTGCGGACCAGCGGCAAATTCTGCGAGGAAATAGATGCCTGCATCAATGAACGATCAGCTCCGATAGTCGCCATTGATCGCAACATATTCCTTGGTGAGGTCGCAGGTCCAGACGGTTGCCGAACCGGTGCCGAGGCCGATATCGACCTTGACGGGGATATCTTGCGCCTTCATCACATTCGAGGCGGCTTCCTCGGAGTAGCCGGGATCACGCTCGCCGTTGACGGCGACCCTGACATCGCCGAACCAGATGGCGAGCCGGTCGCGATCTGCCATCTCGCCGGATTTGCCGACGGCCATGACGATGCGGCCCCAATTGGCGTCTTCGCCGGCGGCAGCCGTCTTGACCAGCGGCGAATTGGCGATCGACAGCGCGATGCGCTTGGCCGCGGCATCGCTTTCAGCGCCTGTCACGGTGATTTCCAGCATCTTGGTGGCACCCTCACCGTCACGCACCACCTGCAGCGACAGATCCTTCAGCACCTCGTTGAGGGCCGCCCGGAAGGCGGCCAGGCGCGGATCATCGGCGCGGTCGATGTGCGGCTGGCTGTCCTCGGCCGCCGCACCCGTTGCAAACAGCATCAGCGTGTCGGAGGTGGACGTGTCGCTGTCGACGGTCATCGAATTGAAGGTCGGCCCGACACCATCGGAGAGCAGCGCCTGCAGCGCTCCGGACGCGATGTCGGCGTCGGTGACGATGAAGGAGAGCATCGTCGCCATGTCGGGCGCGATCATGCCGGCGCCCTTGGCAATGCCGTTGATCGTCACCGCAATGCCGCCGATCTCGGCGCTGCGGGTCGACACCTTGGGATAGGTGTCGGTCGTCATGATCGCCTTGGCGGCCTCGAACCAGAAATCGCCGGTGGCCTCGGCCTGCATCCTGTCAAGGACACCGGCGAACTTGGTAGCATCGAGCGGTTCGCCGATGACGCCGGTCGATGCCAGATAGATCTCGTTCTCGCCGCAGCCGACGGCCGCCGCGGCCGACTTCGCAGTCAACTCGGTCGCCTGGCGGCCCTTCATGCCGGTAAAGGCATTGGCATTCCCGGAATTGACGACGACGGCCCGGGCGCTGCCATGGGGAAGATTGGCCCGGCAGAAATCCACGGGCGCCGACGGGCATTTGGAGCGGGTAAAGACCCCGGCGACGGCGGCCGGCTTGTCGAAGACCATCATCAGCACGTCGGTGCGGTTCTTGTACTTGATGCCGGCAGACGCCGTCGCCATGCGTACGCCTCGCAGCGAGGGCATGGCGACGAAGGATTTCGGAGCGAGCGGAGAAACGGAACCGGACATGATGAAACCTGCCAATGAGCATTTCCAGGCGGCATCAGAGCCGGATCGCCGTCTGGAAATGCGACAACATAGTGAAGGGCCCGGAAGAACCGGGCCCGATGCGAACATTACTGCTGCGGCGCCGGCGCGGCAGGCTCGCTGCCCGGCTCCGGCTGCTTGTTGGCTTCGTCGTAACCCTTGCGCAGCGCCTCGTCCGAGATCTCGATCTTGGCAGACGTCTTGGCCTGGTTGAGGAGAGCAAGATACTTGTCGCGCATGACGAGCTGACGAACCTGGTCCTGCACCTGGTCGAAGGGCGGCGGCGGAGCGTCACGCTTGTCCTCCACCTTGATGACGTGATAGCCGAAATCGGTCTTGACGGGCGTCTTGGAATAGGTGCCCTTGTCGAGCGCGAAGGCCGCGTCCTCGAATTCCTTGACCATGCGACCGCGCGAGAAATAGCCGAGGTCGCCGCCTTCCGATTTGTTCGGATCGGTGGATTTTTCCTTGGCGAGCTCGGCGAAATCCTTGCCGGCGTCGAGCTGCTTGATGATGTCCTTGGCTTCCTCTTCGGTCTTGACGAGAATGTGACGGGCGTGGACTTCCTCCTGCTTCGGGAGGGCTGCGACTTCCTTGTCGTAGCGAGCCTTGACCTCGTCCGGCGTCACGGTGTCGACGACATGCTTCTTGAAATAGGCGTTGTGCAGCTCGCGATCGGAGAGATACTGCATGCGCTTCTTGAATTCGTCGGTCTGATCGAGCTTCTCAGCCGCGGCATTGGCGGCAAGAAGCTTCACGTCGATGGCGGCGGAGAGAGCTGCGACCTTCTTCTTGTCGTCGGGGAGCTGCGCCAGCTGCGGATCGAGATTGGCGACGGCGAGATCGAGTTCCGACTGGTGGATCTCCAGATTGCCGACCTTGGCGACGACGGCGTCCTCTGCATGAGCCGGAACCTGGAATGCAACGAAAGTTGCAAAGGCCAGCAGGGCGAATTTATTGGTGCTCAACATCAAATAACCCTTCACAGTTATATCGCCGGCTTCAGCATTGCCTATTCCAGCTCAAAATAGCCATCAACACCGGATTGTGGCCTTTCTGCATCCGCCAAATCCGTTGACATCATTCGACCCCCCTCTTATCTGTCACGCAACCTCGCGTCCAGAACAGTTTCCGGGCGTTTCAAGGCATGCGCCTGATTTTCGGCCGGGCCGCGGACAAGAAACGTCGCGGATGAATATTGAGAAAGGACCAGTCACATGGTCAGCTTTGGCGGTATAGCCCGCAAGTTATTTGGATCGTCCAATGATCGCCGCGTGCGGTCCTACCAGCCGAACGTCGCCGCAATCAACTCCATCGAAGAGAAGACGAAGGCGCTGACGGACGAGCAGCTCGCGGCAAAAACGGCGGAATTCCGCGCGCTTCTCGCCGAAGGCAAGACGCTCGACGACATTCTGATCCCCGCCTTTGCGGTCGTGCGCGAGGCTTCGCGCCGCGTTCTCGGCCTGCGACCTTTTGACGTACAGCTGATCGGCGGCATGATCCTGCATTCGAATGCGATCGCCGAGATGAAGACCGGCGAAGGCAAGACCTTGGTCGCCACCCTGCCGGTCTACCTTAACGCGCTTTCCGGCAAGGGCGTGCACGTCGTCACCGTCAACGATTATCTCGCCCAGCGCGACGCCGCGACCATGGGTCGTGTCTACGGCTTTCTCGGCATGACCACGGGGGTCATCGTCCACGGCCTCTCCGACGAGGAGCGTCGCGCGGCCTACGCCTGCGACATCACCTATGCCACCAACAACGAGCTCGGCTTCGATTATCTGCGCGATAACATGAAGTACGAGAAGAACCAGATGGTCCAGCGCGGCCACAATTTCGCGATCGTCGACGAAGTGGATTCGATCCTCGTCGACGAGGCGCGCACGCCGCTGATCATCTCCGGTCCGCTCGACGACCGCTCCGAACTCTACAATACGATCGACGCATTCATTCCAGTGCTGGCGCCAAGCGATTACGAAATCGACGAAAAACAGCGCTCCGCTAACTTCTCCGAAGAAGGCACCGAGAAGCTGGAAAACCTGCTCCGCCAGGCCGGTCTGCTGAAGGGTAACGCGCTTTACGACATCGAGAACGTCGCGATCGTTCACCACATCAACAACGCACTGAAGGCCCACAAGCTCTTCCAGCGCGACAAGGACTATATCGTCCGCAACGGCGAAGTCGTCATTATTGACGAATTCACCGGCCGCATGATGCCGGGTCGACGTTATTCGGAAGGCCAGCACCAGGCGCTCGAAGCCAAGGAAAAGGTGCAGATCCAGCCGGAGAACCAGACGCTGGCTTCGATCACCTTCCAGAACTACTTCCGCATGTACGACAAGCTCGCCGGCATGACCGGCACGGCGCAGACGGAAGCGGAAGAATTCGGCAATATCTACAATCTCGACGTCATCGAGGTTCCGACCAACCTGCCGATCAAACGCATCGACGAGGACGACGAGGTCTACCGGACCTTCGACGAGAAGTTCAAGGCTATCATCGAGGAAATCCTCGCCGCACATAAGCGCGGTCAGCCGGTGCTTGTCGGCACCACTTCGATCGAGAAGTCGGAACTGCTCGCCGAGCGCCTGCGCAAGCAGGGCTTCAACGACTTTCAGGTGCTGAACGCCCGCTACCACGAGCAGGAAGCCTATATCGTCGCCCAGGCAGGCGTGCCGGGCGCCGTCACGATCGCCACCAACATGGCCGGCCGCGGCACCGACATTCAACTCGGCGGCAATCTGGACATGCGCATCGAACGTGAACTCGGCGAAGTCGAAGCTGGCCCGGAACGCGACGCCAGGGTCCAGGCGATCGTCGAGGAGATCAAAGGCCTCAAGGAAAAGGCGCTCGCCGCCGGCGGTCTCTACGTGATCGCCACCGAACGCCACGAGAGCCGACGCATCGACAACCAGCTGCGCGGCCGCTCCGGCCGTCAGGGCGACCCCGGCCGCTCGAAATTCTATCTTTCGCTTCAGGACGACCTGATGCGCATCTTCGGCTCCGACCGCATGGACAGCATGCTGACCAAGCTCGGCCTCAAGGAGGGCGAGGCGATCGTCCATCCCTGGATCAACAAGGCG from Rhizobium lentis carries:
- the secA gene encoding preprotein translocase subunit SecA, producing the protein MVSFGGIARKLFGSSNDRRVRSYQPNVAAINSIEEKTKALTDEQLAAKTAEFRALLAEGKTLDDILIPAFAVVREASRRVLGLRPFDVQLIGGMILHSNAIAEMKTGEGKTLVATLPVYLNALSGKGVHVVTVNDYLAQRDAATMGRVYGFLGMTTGVIVHGLSDEERRAAYACDITYATNNELGFDYLRDNMKYEKNQMVQRGHNFAIVDEVDSILVDEARTPLIISGPLDDRSELYNTIDAFIPVLAPSDYEIDEKQRSANFSEEGTEKLENLLRQAGLLKGNALYDIENVAIVHHINNALKAHKLFQRDKDYIVRNGEVVIIDEFTGRMMPGRRYSEGQHQALEAKEKVQIQPENQTLASITFQNYFRMYDKLAGMTGTAQTEAEEFGNIYNLDVIEVPTNLPIKRIDEDDEVYRTFDEKFKAIIEEILAAHKRGQPVLVGTTSIEKSELLAERLRKQGFNDFQVLNARYHEQEAYIVAQAGVPGAVTIATNMAGRGTDIQLGGNLDMRIERELGEVEAGPERDARVQAIVEEIKGLKEKALAAGGLYVIATERHESRRIDNQLRGRSGRQGDPGRSKFYLSLQDDLMRIFGSDRMDSMLTKLGLKEGEAIVHPWINKALERAQKKVEARNFDIRKNLLKYDDVLNDQRKVIFEQRLELMEATNISETVSDMRREVIEDLVEKHIPERAYAEQWDAVGLKTGVANILNLDLPIEEWFQEEGIGEDDIRERLTEAANAAFTEKAERFGDDIMHYVERSIVMQTLDHLWREHIVNLDHLRSVIGFRGYAQRDPLQEYKSEAFELFTGLLNNLREAVTAQLMRVELVQQAPAEPEPPLMQAHHLDPTTGEDDFAPIYQASEVTVAPENRKPDDPATWGKVGRNEACPCGSGKKYKHCHGAFEQV